One window of Peteryoungia desertarenae genomic DNA carries:
- a CDS encoding L,D-transpeptidase codes for MRFRTFMTVLGLAATVALAGCTTTGESQETAQSTKVEIFSDSYGKVTDAGYALPAIPIQKIDKKFHRQIVNYSTLEKPGTIIVNTRERFLYYVLPRGKAVRYGIGVGKEGFAWEGKAYVAWKQAWPTWHPPKEMAERKPEVAKYVEKGMGPGLNNPLGARALYLFNEKGQDTLFRLHGTPEWSSIGTAASSGCIRLMNQDIIDLYERVKPGRSAKVIVQQ; via the coding sequence ATGCGCTTTCGGACTTTCATGACGGTGCTCGGCCTTGCTGCAACTGTTGCACTGGCCGGCTGCACCACGACCGGCGAATCCCAGGAAACCGCCCAGTCCACCAAGGTCGAGATATTCAGCGACTCCTATGGAAAGGTGACCGACGCCGGATATGCGCTGCCGGCCATCCCGATCCAGAAGATCGACAAGAAATTCCACCGCCAGATCGTCAACTATTCGACGCTGGAGAAGCCGGGCACCATCATCGTCAACACACGGGAACGCTTCCTCTACTACGTTTTGCCGCGCGGCAAGGCCGTTCGCTACGGGATTGGCGTCGGCAAGGAAGGCTTTGCCTGGGAAGGCAAGGCCTATGTCGCCTGGAAGCAAGCCTGGCCGACATGGCATCCGCCGAAGGAAATGGCTGAGCGCAAGCCGGAGGTGGCCAAATATGTCGAAAAGGGCATGGGTCCGGGGCTGAACAACCCGCTCGGCGCGCGCGCCCTCTATCTGTTCAACGAGAAGGGCCAGGATACCTTGTTCCGTCTGCACGGCACGCCGGAATGGAGCTCGATCGGGACTGCTGCCTCGTCCGGCTGCATTCGGCTGATGAATCAGGACATCATCGATCTCTACGAGCGCGTGAAGCCCGGCCGCAGCGCCAAGGTCATTGTCCAGCAGTAA